The proteins below are encoded in one region of Paraburkholderia aromaticivorans:
- a CDS encoding aldehyde dehydrogenase, producing the protein MDKKSLAFWQDKAATLSIEGRAFIDGEYRDAEGGRTFDCLSPIDGKLLAKVADSGAADVDAAVAAARRAFDSGAWSGLNPRQRKAVLLRWAASIREHMDELALLETLDAGKPIADTTSVDVPGAAYCVEWFAEAIDKIGGEVAPADHHLVGLVTREPIGVVAAVVPWNFPILMASWKFGPALAAGNSVVLKPSEKSPLTAIRLAQLALDAGIPAGVFNVVPGAGEPGKLLALHQDVDCLAFTGSTNVGKLIMQYAGQSNLKRVWLELGGKSPNIVMPDCPDMDRAANAAAGAIFYNMGEMCTAGSRLLVHRDIKEAFIDKLIAAARSYTPGNPLDPKTSMGAIVDKVQLERVLGYIEAGRAEAKLLLGGARVKEETGGFYIEPTIFEIPASGAKVAREEIFGPVLSVITFDTVEEAIRIANDSEYGLAAAVWTSNLTTAHEVSRQLRAGTVWVNCYDEGGDMNFPFGGYKQSGNGRDKSLHALEKYTELKSTLVRLR; encoded by the coding sequence ATGGACAAGAAATCTCTCGCTTTCTGGCAAGACAAGGCCGCTACGCTATCGATCGAAGGCCGCGCGTTTATCGACGGTGAATACCGTGATGCCGAAGGCGGACGCACGTTCGACTGCCTGAGCCCGATCGACGGCAAACTGCTCGCCAAGGTGGCCGACAGCGGCGCGGCCGACGTCGACGCCGCCGTTGCGGCCGCGCGCCGCGCGTTCGACTCCGGCGCGTGGTCGGGCCTCAATCCGCGTCAGCGTAAAGCTGTTCTGCTGCGCTGGGCCGCGTCGATTCGCGAGCACATGGACGAACTCGCGCTGCTCGAAACGCTCGACGCCGGCAAGCCGATCGCCGACACCACCAGTGTGGACGTGCCGGGCGCGGCGTATTGCGTCGAATGGTTCGCTGAAGCCATCGACAAAATCGGCGGCGAAGTCGCGCCGGCCGATCATCATCTGGTCGGACTCGTCACGCGTGAGCCGATCGGCGTGGTGGCGGCGGTCGTGCCGTGGAATTTCCCGATCCTGATGGCGTCGTGGAAATTCGGCCCGGCGTTGGCGGCGGGCAATAGCGTGGTGCTCAAGCCGTCGGAGAAGTCGCCGCTCACCGCCATCCGCCTCGCGCAACTCGCACTCGACGCAGGCATTCCCGCCGGCGTGTTCAACGTCGTGCCGGGCGCGGGCGAGCCGGGCAAGCTGCTGGCGCTGCATCAGGACGTGGACTGCCTCGCCTTCACCGGCTCGACCAACGTCGGCAAGCTGATCATGCAGTATGCCGGGCAATCGAACCTGAAGCGCGTGTGGCTCGAACTCGGCGGCAAGTCGCCGAACATCGTAATGCCGGATTGCCCGGATATGGACCGCGCGGCCAACGCGGCAGCCGGGGCGATCTTCTACAACATGGGTGAAATGTGTACGGCGGGTTCGCGCCTGCTCGTGCATCGCGACATCAAGGAAGCTTTCATCGACAAGCTGATCGCCGCGGCGCGCAGCTATACGCCTGGTAATCCGCTCGACCCGAAGACGTCGATGGGCGCGATCGTCGACAAGGTTCAACTCGAACGCGTGCTTGGGTATATCGAGGCAGGCCGTGCCGAAGCCAAACTGTTGCTCGGCGGCGCGCGCGTGAAAGAGGAAACGGGCGGCTTCTATATCGAGCCGACCATCTTCGAGATTCCGGCTTCAGGCGCGAAGGTCGCGCGTGAGGAAATCTTCGGGCCGGTGTTGTCGGTGATCACGTTCGACACGGTGGAGGAGGCGATCAGGATCGCTAACGACAGCGAGTATGGTCTCGCCGCCGCCGTCTGGACGTCGAACCTGACCACGGCGCACGAGGTGTCGCGTCAACTCCGCGCCGGCACGGTGTGGGTCAATTGCTATGACGAAGGCGGCGACATGAACTTCCCGTTCGGCGGCTACAAGCAATCGGGCAACGGCCGCGACAAGTCGCTGCACGCGCTGGAAAAATACACCGAGCTGAAGTCAACGCTGGTGCGGCTGCGCTAA